Proteins from a genomic interval of Bifidobacterium longum subsp. infantis ATCC 15697 = JCM 1222 = DSM 20088:
- a CDS encoding transglycosylase domain-containing protein: MGPMPKKKSLTLQRVLVLLLAYIMLAVCGGVAASVLFVPGVVGANKAAKAVIPSLKVENVDFDVTSLPQKSTMYARDGSTVIATFYNQNRIVVPLKKISKTMQQAVVAREDRRFWTHAGVDVQGVMRAFVQTYLVKGSQQGGSSLTQQYVKNVLLMQAIEDDDPIAQYHATEDTVARKIREMLISVQMEKKYSKAEILQGYLNIAQFGNNLYGVETAAQRYFSVSAADLNVVQSATIAAITKNPSQYDPLVEENQKESENQRNIVLKLMLQEGYITQDQYTEAVNTPLKDTLKVQSVNVGCQDTGDYAYFCDFVVRRIQNSEEFGKTRAERNKLLQEGGLKIVTTLDVEANSMMMDTARRTIPPDDPSGMEIAMAAVKPGTGEVLGFGLNRHYDATPAAANDPTKTSQNYAVDLVDGGGSGWTIGSSWKPINLIAWMEAGHSINDNLQTTTTYPTTDFACDNYKGGADSWNVSNAMGAGTVNPESPFLGLVRSHNTTQASMGAILKLCKVADTATELGYHDAATGETIDKTPVYTPSMMIGSVNVSPLTMASIFAVYASNGVQCNPIAINKVTGRDGKEFKVPSANCHQAVDKDIIQTLAYTLNQGTVRPDGAGWSFRLADGRKSFGKTGTSEDLAVSGGSFIPNQIAAFAVVGDAQNPYTNRISNIAINGRYNSYWDGSTIAAPAVTNFFNSYISKKKIPIDNDYGQPVSKYTTTGKYLGIGGRTFSAPQTTTNGNSQSQSNNNQSQSQNTGQNNTQTQGH; encoded by the coding sequence ATGGGGCCCATGCCCAAAAAGAAGTCCCTCACTCTCCAACGTGTGCTTGTTCTCCTCTTGGCCTATATCATGCTTGCCGTCTGCGGCGGCGTGGCGGCCAGTGTGTTGTTTGTACCGGGTGTGGTCGGTGCCAATAAAGCCGCCAAAGCGGTGATTCCGTCGCTCAAGGTAGAAAATGTGGACTTCGATGTGACCAGTCTGCCTCAGAAGTCGACGATGTACGCGCGAGACGGTTCCACCGTTATCGCGACGTTCTACAACCAAAACCGTATCGTCGTGCCGCTGAAGAAGATTTCCAAAACCATGCAGCAGGCAGTGGTGGCGCGCGAAGACCGTCGATTCTGGACTCACGCCGGCGTCGACGTGCAAGGCGTGATGCGTGCGTTTGTGCAGACCTACCTCGTCAAAGGCTCCCAGCAGGGTGGTTCGTCGCTGACCCAGCAGTACGTCAAGAACGTGCTGCTCATGCAGGCGATCGAGGACGACGACCCGATCGCCCAGTACCATGCCACCGAAGACACCGTCGCCCGCAAGATCCGCGAGATGCTGATCTCCGTGCAGATGGAGAAGAAGTATTCCAAGGCCGAGATCCTGCAGGGCTATCTGAACATCGCCCAGTTCGGCAACAACCTGTACGGCGTGGAGACCGCGGCCCAGCGCTACTTCAGCGTGTCCGCCGCCGACCTGAACGTGGTGCAGTCCGCCACCATCGCGGCCATCACCAAGAACCCGAGCCAGTACGATCCGCTGGTCGAGGAGAACCAGAAGGAAAGCGAAAACCAGCGCAACATCGTGCTCAAGCTGATGCTGCAGGAAGGGTACATCACCCAGGACCAGTACACCGAGGCCGTGAACACGCCGCTGAAGGACACGCTGAAGGTGCAGTCCGTGAACGTCGGCTGCCAGGACACCGGCGACTATGCGTACTTCTGCGACTTCGTGGTGCGCCGCATCCAGAACTCCGAGGAATTCGGCAAGACCCGCGCCGAACGCAACAAACTGCTGCAGGAGGGCGGCCTGAAGATCGTCACCACATTGGATGTGGAGGCGAACTCCATGATGATGGACACCGCGCGCCGCACCATTCCGCCCGATGATCCCAGCGGCATGGAGATCGCCATGGCCGCGGTCAAACCGGGGACCGGCGAGGTGCTGGGCTTCGGCCTGAACCGCCACTATGACGCCACCCCGGCGGCCGCGAACGACCCGACCAAGACGAGCCAGAACTACGCCGTCGATCTGGTGGACGGCGGCGGCTCCGGTTGGACCATCGGCTCGTCCTGGAAGCCCATCAACCTCATCGCATGGATGGAGGCGGGCCATTCGATCAACGACAACCTGCAGACCACCACGACGTACCCCACGACCGACTTCGCCTGCGACAACTACAAGGGCGGCGCCGATTCGTGGAACGTGTCGAACGCCATGGGCGCCGGCACGGTGAACCCGGAAAGCCCGTTCCTCGGTCTGGTGCGATCGCACAACACCACCCAGGCCTCCATGGGCGCCATCCTCAAACTGTGCAAGGTGGCGGACACCGCGACCGAACTGGGATACCATGACGCCGCCACCGGCGAGACCATCGACAAGACCCCGGTGTACACGCCGTCCATGATGATCGGCTCGGTGAACGTGTCCCCGCTGACCATGGCGAGCATCTTCGCCGTATACGCCTCGAACGGCGTGCAGTGCAACCCGATCGCCATCAACAAGGTGACCGGCAGGGACGGCAAGGAGTTCAAGGTCCCGTCCGCGAACTGCCATCAGGCGGTGGATAAGGACATCATCCAAACACTCGCTTATACCCTGAACCAAGGTACGGTGCGGCCGGATGGTGCCGGTTGGTCATTCAGATTGGCTGACGGGCGTAAGTCGTTTGGTAAGACCGGTACCAGTGAGGATCTCGCGGTGTCCGGTGGATCGTTCATTCCTAATCAGATCGCGGCGTTCGCTGTGGTCGGCGACGCACAGAACCCGTACACCAACCGTATTTCCAACATTGCCATCAACGGCCGGTACAACAGCTATTGGGATGGTTCGACAATCGCAGCTCCGGCCGTTACCAACTTCTTCAATAGCTACATTTCCAAGAAGAAAATACCGATTGACAACGATTACGGCCAGCCCGTCTCGAAGTACACCACGACTGGCAAGTATCTGGGCATTGGCGGACGAACGTTCAGCGCGCCGCAGACCACTACGAATGGCAACAGCCAATCGCAGAGCAACAACAATCAGTCTCAGTCGCAGAACACTGGGCAAAACAACACCCAAACCCAGGGGCACTGA
- a CDS encoding Crp/Fnr family transcriptional regulator, whose protein sequence is MSLETPNAFADEENILLHTALFKQVSPAEAEELLPHLKRAAFDKGDYIFSEGDTDQRMYLLEQGRVKLIRTSSDDRVQLLSIHAPGEVLGEIPVFDPHGGPRTASAVAMSHGTRVVWLEHDALFAWLDEHPRVAIDMLQVMANRQRGNNERISDLVFMDVPARLAKILLNLGSRFGEPVEQGLKVPHDLTQEELAQLVGSSRETVNKALMDFSNRGWIARDGRSIIIFQPGMLIRRSRR, encoded by the coding sequence ATGAGCTTGGAAACGCCAAACGCTTTTGCTGACGAGGAGAACATCCTGCTGCATACGGCATTGTTCAAGCAGGTATCGCCAGCCGAAGCCGAGGAGCTGTTGCCGCATTTGAAGCGTGCGGCGTTCGATAAGGGCGACTATATCTTCTCCGAAGGCGATACCGATCAGCGCATGTATTTACTGGAGCAGGGGCGCGTCAAGCTGATTCGCACTTCTTCCGATGACCGCGTGCAACTGCTGTCCATCCACGCGCCGGGCGAAGTGCTTGGCGAGATTCCGGTATTCGACCCCCATGGTGGCCCGCGCACCGCGTCAGCAGTGGCCATGAGCCATGGAACGCGCGTGGTCTGGCTGGAGCATGATGCCCTGTTCGCATGGCTTGATGAGCATCCGCGTGTGGCCATCGACATGTTGCAGGTCATGGCCAACCGCCAGCGCGGCAACAACGAACGCATCTCCGACTTGGTATTCATGGATGTGCCGGCGCGTCTGGCCAAGATATTGCTCAACTTGGGCTCACGTTTCGGCGAGCCGGTGGAACAGGGTCTCAAAGTGCCGCATGACCTGACTCAGGAGGAGCTGGCCCAACTGGTGGGCTCCAGTCGTGAGACCGTGAACAAGGCGTTGATGGACTTTTCCAACCGCGGATGGATCGCACGTGACGGCCGATCGATCATCATCTTCCAGCCAGGTATGCTGATTCGACGCTCGCGGCGCTGA
- a CDS encoding lipoate--protein ligase family protein — protein sequence MQIRHGECKTVGGKLVAVTVSVDDDGTAQSCHISGDFFIESVSDAESHALLHDLEQALISDDSLRSVLDAHPSCRIIGTDEVAIKTAYSRAVSSNLPPLAGAPAQRVGVVSPDAPNIPASINTQTKQSDKSSEYRERWNALKPQLTVIHDHPRTPDEQMAIDETWAREVAAGTRQPTIRLWEWVGPAVVIGRFQSAQDEVNLDIAKQLGFDVVRRCTGGGAMFIEPGNTITYSLYAPLDFVQGVSIEESYRLCDWWLVEALRELGLDVRFTGLNDIASQYGKIGGAAQRRFPVGSGGAVLHHVTMAYDIDAAKMSRVLNTSHEKMSDKAVKSAVKRVDPMKSQTGLSRARIVEHLIDWFSA from the coding sequence ATGCAAATACGACATGGGGAATGCAAAACCGTTGGCGGCAAACTAGTCGCCGTGACCGTATCCGTCGATGATGACGGCACCGCACAGTCATGCCATATCAGTGGTGATTTCTTTATTGAATCAGTTTCGGATGCCGAATCTCATGCTTTGTTACATGACCTGGAACAAGCGCTAATTAGCGATGATTCATTGCGGTCCGTATTGGACGCTCATCCAAGTTGCCGAATTATCGGCACCGATGAAGTTGCCATCAAAACCGCATACAGCCGAGCCGTAAGCAGCAACTTGCCCCCGCTGGCGGGGGCTCCCGCGCAGCGGGTGGGGGTGGTCAGCCCCGATGCGCCGAACATCCCAGCATCCATCAATACACAAACCAAACAGTCCGACAAAAGCTCTGAATACCGGGAGCGTTGGAACGCCCTCAAGCCTCAACTCACCGTGATCCACGACCATCCGCGTACTCCGGACGAACAAATGGCCATTGACGAGACCTGGGCGCGTGAAGTCGCAGCAGGAACACGACAGCCGACCATCCGATTATGGGAGTGGGTGGGCCCGGCTGTGGTCATCGGCCGTTTCCAATCGGCCCAGGACGAGGTGAATCTGGACATTGCCAAGCAGCTCGGCTTCGACGTGGTACGCCGTTGCACGGGTGGCGGAGCGATGTTTATCGAACCGGGCAACACCATTACCTATTCTCTGTATGCACCGCTCGATTTCGTTCAGGGCGTAAGCATCGAAGAATCCTACCGGCTCTGTGACTGGTGGCTGGTCGAAGCGCTGCGCGAACTTGGTTTGGATGTGCGGTTCACGGGCCTCAATGATATCGCCTCGCAGTACGGCAAGATCGGGGGAGCGGCGCAGCGGCGCTTCCCCGTAGGCTCAGGCGGCGCGGTGCTGCACCATGTGACCATGGCATATGACATCGATGCGGCCAAGATGAGCCGTGTGCTCAACACCAGTCACGAGAAGATGTCAGACAAAGCGGTGAAATCAGCGGTCAAACGCGTGGACCCGATGAAAAGCCAGACGGGTCTCAGCCGGGCGCGGATCGTCGAACACCTCATCGACTGGTTCTCCGCATGA
- a CDS encoding 3-isopropylmalate dehydrogenase, with product MAKTYKIAVIPGDGIGKEVTPWAQKALEKAAEGVADFEYENFDLGAERYLRDGAILPEDEEGRIKANDAILLGAVGDPRIKAGILERGLLLKLRFDLDQYVNLRPSKLYKGVTSPLANPGDIDFVVVREGTEGLYCGAGGAVRRNTPQEVATEVSINTAYGVERVVRYAFKLAMKRKKHVTLVHKKNVLVNAGDMWQRIVDKVGEEYPEVTHDYQHIDAATIFLVSDPSRFDVILTDNLFGDILTDEAGSVVGGVGYSASGCINASDEFPSMFEPIHGSAPDIAGQNKANPTAAILSAAMLLEHLGFDDAAKKIHTAVEADIEELGSTVRSTDQVGKDILARM from the coding sequence ATGGCAAAGACATATAAAATCGCCGTTATTCCCGGCGACGGTATTGGCAAGGAAGTCACTCCGTGGGCTCAGAAGGCTTTGGAAAAGGCCGCTGAAGGCGTAGCTGACTTCGAGTATGAGAACTTCGACTTGGGTGCCGAGCGCTATCTGCGCGATGGTGCGATCCTGCCCGAGGACGAAGAGGGGCGCATCAAGGCCAACGACGCGATTCTGCTCGGTGCCGTGGGCGATCCGCGTATCAAGGCCGGCATTCTGGAACGCGGCCTGCTGCTGAAGCTGCGCTTCGACCTCGACCAGTACGTGAACCTGCGCCCCTCCAAGCTGTACAAGGGCGTCACCTCGCCGCTCGCCAACCCCGGCGACATCGACTTCGTGGTGGTGCGTGAAGGCACCGAAGGTCTGTACTGCGGTGCCGGCGGCGCGGTGCGCCGCAACACCCCGCAGGAGGTGGCCACCGAGGTGTCCATCAACACCGCATACGGTGTGGAGCGTGTGGTGCGTTACGCCTTCAAGCTTGCTATGAAGCGCAAGAAGCACGTCACCCTGGTGCACAAGAAGAACGTGCTCGTCAACGCCGGTGATATGTGGCAGCGCATCGTCGACAAGGTCGGCGAGGAATACCCTGAGGTCACCCACGACTACCAGCACATCGATGCGGCCACCATCTTCCTGGTCTCCGACCCGAGCCGTTTCGATGTGATTCTCACCGACAACCTCTTCGGCGACATTCTGACCGATGAGGCCGGCTCCGTGGTGGGCGGCGTGGGCTACTCCGCCTCCGGCTGCATCAACGCCTCCGACGAGTTCCCGTCCATGTTCGAGCCGATTCACGGTTCCGCTCCGGACATCGCCGGTCAGAACAAGGCCAACCCGACCGCCGCCATCCTCTCCGCCGCCATGCTGCTCGAGCATCTCGGCTTTGATGATGCGGCCAAGAAGATTCACACCGCCGTCGAAGCGGACATCGAGGAGCTCGGCTCCACCGTGCGCTCCACCGACCAGGTCGGCAAGGACATTCTGGCCCGCATGTGA
- a CDS encoding S9 family peptidase encodes MTDESTNAAAAMPPYAKREPKRREFHGDVFEDDYEWMRDKDSDDVRSYVAAENQYCERRMAHLADFRHTLFEELKSHVEETDMSVPTRVNDYWYFTRTQQGKQYGVQCRIPVCDADDWDPPVVDPQGAPGSMPGEQVVFDANKESEGHDFFRLGGLDLSKDGRWMLYGVDVAGDERYDFRIRDLAGLETGEPVSELPEQFTGIGSACFTPDGQWVFWVELDDSWRPLAVWRHRVGTAVESDVCVYRETDERFWVGVGISFDERNIVIGTGSKTTTEVLMLPVATPEGEFQAFIPRQNDIEYDVSFACFEGVGENGADVPLAVVYHNAANPNFEIDVIDMRGHEPPYRLGEGVCIAAGSPYGCEHGEPDKPITEAYFNAANPAILQGAHGLGIEGIALHRNFVSLSYRADGQPHVAYMTKSAAAADFLAGRPWRFTELLPPALEDDWDMVAADREGFTGDHGEILWTEDEAPTDHTSSSDGASDDHLPGETRRLYTIGVGGNPSYEAPRMRYSFASYTRPGELHEIDPATGEDTLLKRATVLGNFNPRDYMERRVWITARDGERIPVSLVWHRDCPAQDSPMFITGYGAYEISSDPGFSVSRLSMLDRGVLYAVPHIRGGGEMGRAWYEQGRRLNKKHSFEDFVDATRALQKAHLADAWRTVANGGSAGGLLMGAIANMAPECYAGIEADVPFVDALTSILDPDLPLTVTEWDEWGDPLHDPEVYQYMKSYTPYENVPVTVLEGGDDEAAGGGSADGAATGALAAAQFPRIFITTSMNDTRVLYVEPLKWLARLQSAGVDAVAKIEVEAGHGGLSGRYKQWEEVSYENAWCMDVMGLAH; translated from the coding sequence ATGACTGACGAGAGCACAAACGCCGCGGCCGCGATGCCGCCTTATGCCAAACGCGAGCCGAAGCGCCGCGAATTCCACGGTGACGTTTTCGAAGACGATTACGAGTGGATGCGAGACAAAGACTCCGATGATGTGCGCAGCTACGTAGCTGCCGAAAACCAGTACTGCGAGCGTCGCATGGCGCATCTGGCGGATTTCCGGCATACGTTGTTTGAAGAGCTGAAATCGCATGTGGAAGAGACCGATATGTCGGTTCCCACGCGCGTCAATGATTACTGGTACTTCACCCGCACGCAGCAGGGCAAACAGTATGGCGTGCAATGCCGCATCCCCGTGTGCGATGCCGATGACTGGGACCCGCCGGTCGTGGATCCGCAAGGCGCGCCCGGCTCCATGCCCGGTGAACAGGTCGTTTTTGATGCGAACAAGGAATCCGAGGGGCATGACTTCTTCCGGCTCGGCGGCTTGGATCTGAGCAAGGACGGCCGTTGGATGCTGTACGGCGTGGATGTTGCGGGAGACGAACGATATGATTTCCGCATTCGCGACCTTGCCGGGCTGGAGACCGGGGAGCCGGTCAGCGAACTGCCCGAACAGTTCACCGGCATTGGCAGCGCATGCTTCACGCCGGACGGCCAATGGGTGTTCTGGGTGGAATTGGACGATTCCTGGCGGCCGCTCGCCGTGTGGCGGCATCGTGTTGGCACGGCGGTCGAATCGGATGTGTGCGTGTACCGAGAAACCGATGAACGGTTCTGGGTGGGCGTCGGCATCAGTTTTGATGAGCGCAATATCGTGATCGGCACCGGTTCCAAAACCACCACCGAAGTGCTGATGCTGCCGGTGGCCACGCCTGAAGGCGAATTCCAAGCCTTCATTCCACGTCAGAACGATATTGAATATGATGTGAGCTTTGCCTGTTTTGAAGGCGTGGGGGAGAACGGTGCGGATGTGCCACTCGCCGTGGTCTATCACAACGCCGCCAATCCGAATTTCGAAATCGACGTCATTGACATGCGTGGCCATGAGCCGCCGTACCGGCTCGGCGAAGGCGTGTGCATTGCCGCCGGGTCGCCGTACGGCTGTGAACATGGTGAGCCGGATAAGCCGATTACCGAGGCATACTTCAACGCCGCCAATCCGGCGATATTGCAGGGTGCCCACGGTCTGGGCATCGAAGGCATCGCGTTGCATCGCAACTTTGTGTCCCTGAGCTACCGTGCCGACGGCCAGCCGCACGTGGCATACATGACCAAGAGCGCGGCTGCCGCCGACTTCCTGGCCGGACGGCCGTGGCGGTTTACGGAACTGCTGCCGCCTGCCCTGGAGGACGACTGGGACATGGTTGCCGCCGATCGCGAAGGCTTCACCGGCGATCATGGCGAAATCTTGTGGACCGAAGATGAGGCCCCCACGGATCACACGTCATCTTCCGATGGTGCCAGCGACGACCACCTGCCCGGTGAGACCCGGCGCTTGTACACCATCGGCGTCGGCGGCAACCCATCGTATGAGGCGCCGCGCATGCGCTACTCGTTCGCCAGCTACACCCGCCCGGGCGAGCTGCACGAAATCGATCCCGCCACCGGTGAAGATACGCTGCTGAAGCGAGCCACCGTGTTGGGCAACTTCAATCCACGCGATTACATGGAACGCCGTGTGTGGATTACCGCGCGCGACGGCGAACGCATTCCTGTTTCCCTCGTCTGGCACCGCGATTGCCCGGCGCAGGATTCGCCGATGTTCATTACCGGATATGGTGCATACGAGATTTCCTCCGATCCGGGGTTCTCGGTCTCTCGTCTGAGCATGTTGGATCGCGGTGTGCTGTACGCCGTGCCGCATATTCGTGGCGGCGGCGAAATGGGACGTGCCTGGTATGAACAGGGGCGCAGACTGAACAAGAAGCATTCCTTTGAGGACTTCGTGGACGCCACACGCGCGCTGCAGAAGGCGCATTTGGCTGATGCTTGGCGCACCGTGGCCAACGGCGGATCCGCTGGCGGCCTGCTGATGGGCGCGATTGCCAATATGGCGCCCGAATGCTACGCCGGTATTGAGGCGGATGTGCCGTTCGTGGACGCGTTGACCTCCATTCTTGACCCGGACTTGCCGTTGACCGTCACCGAATGGGACGAATGGGGAGACCCGTTGCATGACCCTGAGGTGTATCAGTACATGAAGTCGTACACGCCATACGAGAATGTGCCGGTCACCGTGCTCGAGGGCGGCGACGACGAGGCTGCCGGTGGCGGCAGTGCTGATGGGGCTGCCACCGGCGCGCTCGCCGCCGCGCAATTCCCGAGAATCTTCATTACCACCTCGATGAACGACACCCGCGTGCTGTACGTCGAGCCGCTCAAATGGCTGGCCCGTCTGCAGTCCGCCGGCGTGGACGCGGTGGCCAAGATTGAGGTCGAGGCCGGTCACGGCGGTCTATCCGGGCGTTACAAGCAATGGGAAGAGGTTTCCTATGAGAACGCTTGGTGCATGGATGTGATGGGGCTCGCTCATTAG
- a CDS encoding App1 family protein yields MRSPREDFEAAGKRLPWDAAARNAALSATAPVSDVKASANGADNASNAEHSDDMPTVPIPARKAATTFDTPSKHERIEVKPPITRFIRRAITRVFGVWSHISTQVVRQWGWYPRVEPYVGYGTGDYSRLICRTVYAPKHAQSGELIRGIRGMLAVPAPRTHVQASIDDMPLNTVQIGVSEVYDKVDRTRDLGSEYAISDSAGYLDLVAEHRLVPGIHRVSYSVANRKPVSANLYTIPASAKVGIISDVDDTIMITQAPVPWKAAYNLLFLDPKKKASVPGMSVLFTRIADLFPGAPFFYLSTSPWNVESSIRNFITDHGFPEGPLLLRDLDPRPKTFVPTGPQHKLEFAEQLMADFPDMKFILVGDDGQKDPTTYATIARRYPGRVLAIVIRELSPRESTGLASVTGLTSTQPTPVTDVPVFTGTTGSNILKTMLPYLKTVLR; encoded by the coding sequence ATGAGAAGCCCACGCGAGGATTTTGAGGCGGCAGGCAAGCGACTGCCTTGGGATGCTGCTGCTCGCAATGCAGCGCTGTCCGCCACTGCGCCAGTCTCTGACGTCAAGGCATCCGCCAATGGCGCCGACAATGCCAGCAATGCTGAACATTCCGATGACATGCCCACCGTGCCGATTCCCGCACGCAAGGCTGCCACGACGTTCGACACCCCCTCCAAGCATGAGCGCATCGAGGTCAAGCCGCCGATCACCCGATTCATACGTCGTGCCATCACCCGCGTGTTCGGCGTATGGTCACACATCTCCACTCAGGTGGTGCGCCAATGGGGCTGGTATCCGCGAGTGGAACCCTATGTGGGTTATGGCACCGGCGATTACTCGCGCCTGATCTGCCGCACGGTATACGCCCCCAAGCATGCGCAATCCGGCGAACTGATCCGCGGCATCCGCGGCATGCTTGCCGTGCCCGCGCCGCGCACCCACGTGCAGGCCAGCATTGATGACATGCCGCTGAACACCGTGCAGATCGGTGTCTCCGAGGTCTATGACAAGGTGGACCGCACGCGCGATCTCGGCAGCGAATACGCCATCTCCGATTCCGCCGGATACCTCGACCTCGTGGCCGAGCATCGTCTGGTGCCCGGCATCCATCGCGTCTCCTACAGCGTGGCCAACCGCAAACCCGTGAGCGCCAACCTGTACACCATCCCCGCCAGTGCCAAAGTCGGCATCATCTCCGATGTGGACGACACCATCATGATCACGCAGGCCCCGGTGCCATGGAAGGCCGCGTACAACCTGCTGTTCCTCGACCCCAAGAAGAAAGCCTCCGTGCCGGGCATGAGCGTGCTGTTCACCCGCATCGCCGACTTGTTCCCCGGCGCACCGTTCTTCTATCTTTCGACATCGCCTTGGAATGTGGAGAGTTCGATTCGCAACTTCATCACTGACCATGGTTTTCCCGAAGGCCCGCTGCTGCTGCGCGACCTCGACCCGAGGCCCAAGACCTTCGTGCCCACCGGCCCCCAGCACAAACTTGAGTTTGCTGAACAACTTATGGCCGACTTCCCGGACATGAAGTTCATTCTGGTGGGCGATGACGGGCAGAAGGACCCGACCACGTACGCCACCATCGCCCGCAGATATCCCGGACGTGTACTGGCTATCGTCATTCGTGAGTTGAGCCCGCGCGAATCAACCGGATTGGCGTCGGTGACGGGGCTCACCTCGACCCAGCCGACTCCGGTAACCGATGTACCAGTATTCACCGGCACCACCGGCTCGAACATTCTGAAGACCATGCTGCCGTATCTGAAGACGGTGTTGCGATAA
- the gcvH gene encoding glycine cleavage system protein GcvH, with protein MTMSDDNENEQPLNLDIPDHLEYSEEHAWVDRSVDPAIIGITEYAADQLGELVFVDLPEPGARVEAGDEIVELESSKAVQPLISPVAGTVKYVNRDVADDPSVVNGDPYGEGWLLKVELDDDEPELLSADEYANVVR; from the coding sequence ATGACTATGAGTGATGACAACGAAAACGAACAGCCGCTGAACCTCGACATTCCCGACCATCTCGAATACTCCGAGGAGCATGCGTGGGTGGACCGTTCGGTCGACCCCGCAATCATCGGCATCACCGAATACGCCGCCGACCAGCTTGGCGAACTTGTGTTCGTGGATCTGCCTGAGCCTGGCGCCCGTGTGGAGGCCGGCGACGAGATCGTGGAGCTTGAATCCTCCAAGGCCGTCCAGCCGTTGATCAGCCCCGTGGCGGGTACGGTCAAGTATGTGAACCGTGACGTGGCGGACGACCCGTCCGTGGTCAACGGCGATCCGTACGGCGAAGGCTGGCTGCTGAAGGTCGAGCTTGACGACGATGAGCCGGAGCTGCTGAGCGCCGACGAATACGCGAATGTCGTGCGGTAG
- the nudC gene encoding NAD(+) diphosphatase, with protein MTADIHFSPLALTHALPFLPLAQGDIDYQVDRRGEPGLIDELLAEPTTKVVLTRGGLVAVPRGQGELVDYENVKMRLATLPGAYVSAELARYPEAVAMFLGSYVGARGESVVAVDITRVPEAGVPGVDGIADVSGAAGGVLGTQDSGTVDGALGKNGISGGAAAGIRQPGNTKGNGGVAAAKIAGPLGVPDSAGQGADDAFDDSVGAPVQPLVPKPTLLQQAVTRFDWVDLRGFAPHANAREAGQATSAITLSIWHSRQRFCPTCGAAVRPALAGWAQRCTNEADGNRVLFPRVEPAVITAIVDGHDRLLLQHNAAWNDSRLYSVSAGFVEAGENLEHACRREAMEETGIKLGEVRYLGSQPWPFPASLMMAFKAHAITTDVHVDGEETMTARWVTRDEYTAELIAGRMAAPGRATIARYMIEEWLGREL; from the coding sequence ATGACCGCTGACATTCATTTCTCACCTCTGGCACTGACCCATGCGCTGCCGTTCCTGCCGCTCGCGCAAGGTGACATCGACTATCAGGTGGACCGGCGCGGTGAACCCGGTCTGATCGACGAGCTGTTGGCCGAGCCGACCACCAAAGTCGTGCTTACGCGCGGCGGACTTGTCGCCGTACCGCGCGGCCAAGGCGAGCTCGTGGACTATGAGAACGTGAAAATGCGGCTCGCCACGTTGCCGGGCGCCTATGTGTCCGCCGAACTGGCACGCTACCCCGAAGCGGTCGCCATGTTCCTCGGCTCCTATGTCGGGGCGCGCGGCGAATCCGTGGTCGCCGTGGATATCACGCGCGTGCCGGAAGCCGGTGTTCCCGGTGTTGACGGGATTGCTGATGTTTCCGGTGCTGCCGGCGGCGTGCTCGGCACCCAGGATTCCGGCACCGTGGACGGCGCGCTGGGCAAGAACGGCATCAGCGGAGGTGCTGCCGCCGGAATACGGCAGCCGGGAAATACCAAGGGCAATGGCGGCGTAGCCGCAGCCAAAATCGCCGGGCCGCTCGGTGTACCGGATTCGGCCGGGCAAGGTGCGGACGATGCCTTCGATGATTCGGTCGGCGCGCCCGTACAACCCTTGGTCCCGAAGCCCACGCTGTTGCAACAGGCCGTGACCCGGTTCGACTGGGTGGACCTGCGCGGATTCGCCCCTCACGCCAACGCGCGCGAGGCTGGGCAAGCCACCAGTGCCATCACCTTAAGCATCTGGCACAGCCGCCAGCGGTTCTGCCCCACCTGTGGCGCGGCGGTCCGGCCGGCGCTCGCCGGATGGGCGCAGCGATGCACCAACGAGGCGGACGGCAACCGTGTGCTGTTCCCGCGCGTGGAGCCGGCGGTCATCACCGCCATCGTGGACGGGCACGACCGTCTGCTGCTGCAACACAACGCGGCATGGAATGATTCGAGGCTGTATTCGGTGTCCGCCGGATTTGTGGAGGCGGGGGAGAACCTTGAACACGCCTGCCGCCGCGAGGCCATGGAAGAGACCGGCATCAAGCTCGGCGAGGTGCGGTACCTGGGCTCGCAGCCGTGGCCGTTCCCGGCTTCGCTGATGATGGCGTTCAAAGCACATGCAATCACCACCGACGTGCATGTGGACGGCGAGGAGACCATGACCGCGCGATGGGTCACACGCGACGAATACACGGCCGAGCTCATCGCCGGCCGTATGGCGGCGCCGGGCCGCGCCACCATCGCCCGCTACATGATTGAGGAATGGCTCGGTCGCGAGCTGTGA